Genomic window (Sander vitreus isolate 19-12246 unplaced genomic scaffold, sanVit1 ctg318_0, whole genome shotgun sequence):
cacactttgtgtatttttttgtgtatttgttttttgttgtatatatatatatatcaataataataatcaataattattGATTAGTTAATTTATATATAAGTTGTTGTCTCTGTTTTCAGCCCGGAAAGGACAGTCTGGTACTTCCCGTGTCCATCTTGTGTCGTCTTggcttcctccctctcttcatgTTGTGTAACGTTCAGCCTCGTCTCCACCTGCCCGTCTTCTTCCATCATGACGGCTGGTTCATCTTCTTCATGATCCTCTTCGCCTTCAGTAATGGATACCTGGCCAGCCTCTGCATGTGCTTCGGTCCAAAGTAAGaaacaaaaactcaccaaacacactgaaacacaacaaacacaccaaacacaccaaaacacagcaaacacagcaaacacaccaaacacaccaaacacacggaaacacaaaaaacacacggaaacacaacaaacacaccaaacacccagaaacacaacaaacgcaccaaaacacaccaaacacaccaaacacagaaacacaaaaaacacatggaaacacaacaaacacaccaaacacccagaaacacaacaaacgcaccaaaacacaccaaacacaacaaacacaccaaacacactgaaacttaacaaacacaacaaacacaccaaacacaataaacacaccgaaatacaacaaacacaacaaacacaccaaacataccaaacacactgaaatacaacaaacacaacaaacacactgaaacacaccaTGATATGATAAACTTGATAATAACTGTtgaataataaaattaaatatgttttaataaacTTGATAACTGTTGAATGAAAccttaaatacatgttttaataaCTTGATAATAACTGTTGAATGAAAccttaaatacatgtttttataaactgataaaaacaaataaaaccctCTGGTTGTTTCAGGAATGTTCTTCCTCATGAAGCAGAAACAGCCGGAGCCATCAtggctttctttctgtctctgggTTTGGCTTTAGGAGCTGCTCTGTCCTTCCTCTTCAGAGCACTGGTTTAACTGGTTTAACTGGACTAACTGGAAAACTACATCTGTTTTACTGGACTAACTGGAAACCACCAGCTTACCACTGGATTAACTGGAAGACAAACGTGTTTGTTACTGGTCTGACTGGGAGAAaaccttttattaaaacatttctgtTTGGGGTGCAGGGTTAGGTATAGCTGACTGTCAGAACCTCACATGTTGATGTGTTATAAATAGGtttctaatcaaagtctgcAGAACACCGCTGTTTATGGCCGTATGAAACAAAGTCAACGTTCCCTTATGTTGAATTATTTTTAACTTGTTTTAAATAAGTAACGTACTTAACTTATGTCATATTTTacgtaaccctaaccctacatTTTAACCCAACACATCATCTTTTTCTTAATCCAACTATGTGTTTAATGGTGACTGTTCCATGAGTGCTCCGGTCCTGGAAACGTTCGCTGGAAACGTTCGCTGATAACATTTGCTGGAAACATTCGCTGGAAACGGCTGCTGGAAAAAAACTTTCCATCGAAACATCAAAATATCCtatcatgtaatgtaatgtaatatccTCTTATAGTTTATATAATACCAGAATATTATATGGTAATACCTCTTAAATGTCAACTGTTTAATGTCTGCAGACCGAATCCATCAGCAGACATTTGATGGGCTTGACTCCCGTTGTTCTGTTGGTTTAATATTAATATCAGAATCTGTTTGGGTTCTTGGATGAATTAAAcagtctgaaaagtgaagcaaaTGCTGAAGTGAGAAAGAGCTTTCTGGTACATAAGTAAATGGTAAATACATACATGTTACATGATATTATACTCAGGTGTAATACGTTTATTCAAACCTTCACAGCTGCTCATCTCCGACatctgtttcctgtcttttatAATATCTGATTGTATATGTTATGAGTGcaatagaaaatagaaaaacacacaaatgaatTAGAGTTACGAAAGAGAAAATGTTATTAAACATCAAAAAGACTCAAACAGATAtactttttttcacattaaacAGTTTACTGTCTAAAGTACaagttgaatgttttttttcttactttcagTTCAACTGTAATGCTgtcattttaaaacatgttacaggAAGCTGCTCTTATTCTGACACATGAAGCTGCTATGGCTCCTGATGTTCTATTTCTGGCAGGCGTGTCAGATATCAGAGATAAAAATAAGCAAGCTGAGCACAGTTAAGCATAAGGTGGATGTAAATGTTTCGGTCTGTGctcatgtttctgtctttgcttttattttgtctctttAACGTTATTATGTCTGAAAACAAACTGACTTCCTTGGATTTTGAGATTTTTGGGAATGTGCAGGGTAGGTGTATGCATGCAGTCTTATAAACTGTATAAAggtttgtttctgtgtcagtGTAGATTAGATCAagattttctgaaatatttctGTCTGATTCTCTTATATGTCTGCTACATGAATACATATTCCTGACCCTAAATCACATTATAAAAATGTGACATCACtgcagcttttatttatttttttttattaaaaaagccCTCCAGTACATCTATAAACTGCACATTTTTATGCTCATTATGCCTAATGaggtgtttttgtctgttttcaggTGTTTGCTTCAGAATGGTGAGCTTAATGTTCAACTTCTCTCAGTTcacattaatatattaatattccTGTTACTGTTACTGACTGTTATCCTGATATATGTGTCATAATGATATAATGTTAAGAAACTGAATCTTTTGAAACATAATGAATGTTTTTCTCTTAGGAGGTAATAAAGTTTCCAACATGTTTTCTCATTCTGTGACTCTGTCTGCCAGTACACGGAGGATCACGGCCAGAGTCTGGGACTGAGCGGCTGGGTGAAAAACACCAGACAGGGAACCGTGATTGGTCAAATCCAGGGACCTCAAGACAAAGTCAATGACATGTAAGTccagactgatcagtcagtgAAAACCTGCTTCCACATGCAACAGAACGTAGCAAAATGTTTATTTCAAAGAGCGTAAAACACCCTGTTGTGTTACGCCAGCACAATGCCTTTTTAATCCATCGGGTTTACCAACACGTTGCTCCTGAATGGTAACACTTCTGACATACTCACCAAGTGAGAGGAAGCATAGCCCAAAGCCAATCGCAAACCAATTTTACACTGtttcacataaacacataacTAAGGCGGTACACAGTTCTGAGCTTTGGGGTTTGACACATGCATGATGTAGCTGGACCTGCGATGGTTACAGCAGACAGCACTAGAAATAAATGGATGGTTGTGTTGTAATGCAGGTCCTATGACATAACGGTAGGTTTCTGTCTGCCACTGGACGactgttatatattttgattATAATGCAACGCTGGTCATACTTTTATGTCAGGATGACAGAATAGGCATCATGTACTTTTCTCATAACTGTTCCAGTGATAATGCTCACTTATTGATGCAGTGCTGCTGAGTTAtttcatctttgtttttatgatgctgcaaattcaataaaatgttgttGACTTTATTGTCCCCCAGCTGTGAAACCCAACCTTTTCCCTGGCAGACATTCATCAGTAATGTGTTTCAAGAACAGTCTCTGTTATTACATCACATCAgc
Coding sequences:
- the LOC144513686 gene encoding acylphosphatase-2-like; the protein is MFRSVLMFLSLLLFCLFNVIMSENKLTSLDFEIFGNVQGVCFRMYTEDHGQSLGLSGWVKNTRQGTVIGQIQGPQDKVNDMKLWLKSVGSPSSRIDRAVFSNERDISKLEIHGFSTRY